One genomic segment of Mycolicibacterium chubuense NBB4 includes these proteins:
- a CDS encoding hydrogenase maturation protease, with product MTGVVIGLGNVWRRDDGVGPAVIAELLSAPPPGVRIRTAAGEPDELLETWTGAALAVVVDAASGPEPGRVRRWVSEALPSEVVLSSHGIGLTCAVSLGACLGRLPDRLVVVTVDGEDFGYGQEMSPAVGAAVCRAADAVRYELLASAFTAGS from the coding sequence GTGACCGGCGTCGTGATCGGCCTCGGCAACGTGTGGCGCCGCGACGACGGTGTCGGGCCCGCAGTGATCGCCGAGCTCCTCAGCGCCCCACCGCCGGGAGTCCGTATCCGGACGGCGGCAGGCGAACCCGACGAGCTGCTGGAGACGTGGACCGGTGCCGCGCTGGCCGTTGTCGTCGACGCCGCCTCCGGCCCCGAGCCCGGACGTGTACGGCGCTGGGTGTCCGAGGCGCTGCCGAGTGAGGTGGTGCTCAGTTCGCACGGGATCGGCCTGACGTGCGCGGTCTCCCTGGGCGCGTGTCTGGGACGCCTTCCGGACCGCCTGGTCGTGGTGACCGTCGACGGAGAGGACTTCGGGTACGGGCAGGAAATGTCGCCCGCGGTCGGTGCGGCGGTCTGCCGCGCCGCGGATGCGGTGCGGTACGAGCTCTTGGCATCCGCCTTCACTGCGGGCTCGTAA
- a CDS encoding S53 family peptidase, which translates to MVVSALVVLTSSAGLPRAPLSAGAPGVIGGPYADLLAGSTDLGPSRDRTAQVIVELRGHARPQALLGWAHSRSLDVRWSPGRPWAVIEGGAQAIAGAFDVEVHDFRGRRGQVFYASRRQPAIPDGLADEVSGLGRILGYTPYRESQPWPQLPLDVPDQGLTPAALRATYRADRLFADGYTGKGQTIVIFAFGGFDQADLDTFATTFGLPKFTPTLVGGQAGDPAAETTMDLSVVHAIAPDARTVVVNARPTVEGDGAYEKIGRMMEDADRAFPGAVWSFSISWGCDKLITATDLAPARSALVAAQRNGTTAFMANGDLAGLECKSGDDWSSAPERDNIGLNSVASLPEMVNVGGTTLSTEANGGWLGEQAWFDVPLSLGTSGGVSELFDMPAWQRGVTDHVAAERNPGRRLTPDVAAVADPFTGVRFFLHGQPTVGGGTSQAAPIWAGLAAVMNQYLLADGGRPLGDLNPLLYRIATGARLPAFRDVTLGGNAVDDATPGYDLVTGLGTPDTQNLAENVRDLQRAAP; encoded by the coding sequence GTGGTCGTGAGTGCGCTGGTCGTGCTCACGTCCAGCGCCGGGCTGCCGCGTGCTCCGCTGAGCGCGGGGGCTCCCGGGGTGATCGGCGGCCCCTACGCCGATCTGCTGGCGGGTTCGACCGACCTCGGGCCCTCCCGCGACCGCACCGCGCAAGTCATCGTCGAGCTGCGCGGCCACGCTCGGCCTCAGGCCCTGCTGGGATGGGCTCACAGTCGGTCGCTGGACGTGCGGTGGAGCCCCGGTCGGCCCTGGGCGGTCATCGAGGGGGGCGCGCAGGCGATCGCCGGCGCGTTCGACGTCGAGGTCCACGATTTCCGCGGACGCCGGGGGCAGGTCTTCTACGCCTCGCGGCGCCAACCCGCGATCCCCGACGGTCTCGCCGACGAGGTGAGCGGACTCGGCCGGATACTGGGCTACACGCCCTACCGCGAATCGCAACCGTGGCCGCAGTTGCCGCTCGACGTACCCGATCAGGGGCTGACACCCGCCGCGCTGCGCGCCACGTACCGGGCCGACAGGCTGTTCGCCGACGGGTACACCGGTAAGGGGCAGACGATCGTCATCTTCGCGTTCGGCGGTTTCGACCAGGCCGATCTCGACACCTTCGCGACGACCTTCGGCCTGCCGAAGTTCACTCCGACGCTCGTCGGCGGACAGGCCGGCGACCCGGCCGCCGAGACGACGATGGATCTCTCGGTCGTCCACGCGATCGCACCCGATGCGCGGACCGTGGTGGTCAATGCGCGCCCGACGGTCGAGGGAGATGGCGCCTACGAGAAGATCGGCCGGATGATGGAAGACGCCGACCGCGCATTCCCCGGGGCCGTGTGGAGCTTCTCGATCAGCTGGGGTTGCGACAAGCTCATCACCGCAACGGATTTGGCGCCCGCGCGGTCGGCCCTGGTCGCCGCGCAAAGGAACGGCACCACGGCCTTCATGGCGAACGGGGATCTCGCCGGGCTGGAATGCAAGAGCGGTGATGACTGGTCGTCCGCGCCGGAGCGGGACAACATCGGCCTGAATTCGGTGGCCTCGCTGCCGGAGATGGTCAACGTCGGGGGTACCACGTTGTCCACCGAGGCCAACGGCGGCTGGCTGGGGGAGCAGGCCTGGTTCGACGTGCCGCTGTCGTTGGGCACCAGCGGCGGGGTGTCCGAATTGTTCGATATGCCCGCGTGGCAGCGAGGCGTCACCGACCACGTTGCGGCCGAACGAAACCCGGGCCGCCGGTTGACCCCGGATGTCGCGGCGGTGGCCGACCCGTTCACCGGGGTGAGGTTCTTCCTGCACGGCCAACCGACTGTCGGCGGCGGCACCTCTCAGGCGGCGCCGATCTGGGCGGGACTGGCGGCGGTCATGAACCAGTACCTGCTGGCCGACGGCGGCCGTCCGCTGGGCGACCTCAATCCGCTGCTCTACCGCATCGCCACCGGCGCGCGGTTACCCGCCTTCCGGGATGTGACGTTGGGCGGCAACGCTGTCGACGACGCCACGCCCGGCTACGACCTCGTCACCGGGCTCGGCACCCCCGACACGCAGAACCTCGCCGAGAACGTCCGCGACCTCCAACGGGCGGCGCCATGA
- a CDS encoding 4Fe-4S dicluster domain-containing protein, with amino-acid sequence MTAVIDAAGLAELVEALKRRGYRVIGPTVRDSAIVLAELSSAEDLPSGWGVDVAPGHYRLRQRADDAVFGHSAGPQSWKQFLHPPRQRLWSSEGEQNGDTERYAFLGVRGCDLAAIATLDRVLGRGAHPQPEFAARRRGIFVVAVNCTEPGGLCFCASMGTGPGVGPGHDLALTERIDGNVRSYLVEVGSDDGADVLAELPQRVADDHEIDCARADVADAAHAMGRRMPEVDLRELLASSRESPRWDDVAARCLTCGNCTMVCPTCFCTDVTDVTDLTGEHAERWMHWASCFDLDFSYVHPDSVRQSGAGRYRHWITHKLGTWHDQFGTSGCVGCGRCIAWCPTGIDITEEAAALAQQADPVDE; translated from the coding sequence ATGACCGCTGTCATCGATGCGGCCGGGCTGGCCGAACTCGTCGAGGCACTCAAGCGCCGCGGCTACCGCGTGATCGGACCCACCGTGCGCGACAGCGCCATCGTGCTGGCCGAGCTCAGCTCGGCCGAGGACCTGCCGAGCGGATGGGGCGTCGATGTGGCGCCCGGTCACTATCGGTTGCGGCAACGCGCCGACGACGCGGTGTTCGGCCACTCCGCCGGCCCGCAATCGTGGAAGCAGTTCCTGCACCCGCCGCGGCAGCGCCTCTGGTCGTCCGAGGGTGAGCAGAACGGAGACACCGAGCGGTATGCGTTCCTCGGTGTCCGGGGCTGCGATCTGGCCGCCATCGCCACGCTCGACCGCGTCCTGGGCCGCGGTGCACACCCCCAGCCCGAGTTCGCCGCCCGCCGGCGTGGGATCTTCGTCGTCGCGGTCAACTGCACCGAACCGGGTGGATTGTGCTTCTGCGCCTCCATGGGGACCGGGCCCGGTGTGGGGCCGGGCCACGACCTCGCCCTGACCGAGCGCATCGACGGAAACGTACGGTCCTACCTCGTCGAGGTCGGCAGCGACGACGGCGCCGACGTCCTCGCCGAGCTCCCGCAGCGCGTCGCCGACGACCACGAGATCGACTGTGCACGAGCCGATGTCGCCGACGCAGCACACGCGATGGGGCGGCGGATGCCGGAGGTAGATCTGCGGGAGCTCCTCGCGTCGTCGCGTGAGTCGCCGCGCTGGGACGATGTCGCGGCCCGCTGCCTGACGTGTGGGAACTGCACGATGGTGTGTCCGACGTGCTTCTGCACCGACGTCACCGACGTCACCGACCTCACCGGCGAGCACGCCGAACGCTGGATGCACTGGGCGTCCTGCTTCGACCTCGACTTCAGCTACGTCCATCCGGACTCCGTGCGGCAGTCGGGCGCCGGCCGGTACCGCCACTGGATCACCCACAAGCTGGGCACCTGGCACGACCAGTTCGGCACCTCGGGATGCGTGGGCTGCGGGCGGTGCATCGCGTGGTGCCCGACCGGCATCGACATCACCGAAGAGGCCGCCGCGCTGGCCCAGCAGGCGGACCCGGTCGATGAGTGA
- a CDS encoding oxidoreductase, with protein MTAPTLAVWKFASCDGCQLTLLDCEDELLTLAEQVQIASFPEASSTITGGPYDVSLVEGSITTAADERRIHEIREQSGVLVTIGACATAGGIQALRNSLDVAELAALVYAEPAYIDTLATSTPASAHVTVDYQLQGCPIDRGQLLDTLCALLAGRTPRLPAKTVCSECKQRGITCVVVAEGTPCLGPVTHAGCGALCPSVDRGCYGCFGPTATPNFPALIPLLTRDGMTDGGVERVFRTFNVTTFTERRTDR; from the coding sequence ATGACCGCACCGACGCTGGCCGTGTGGAAGTTCGCCTCGTGCGACGGATGTCAGCTGACCCTGCTCGACTGTGAGGACGAACTGCTGACGCTGGCCGAACAGGTTCAGATCGCCAGCTTCCCGGAGGCGTCGAGCACCATCACCGGCGGACCTTATGACGTCTCTCTGGTGGAGGGCTCGATCACCACCGCCGCCGACGAGCGCCGCATCCACGAGATCCGCGAGCAGTCCGGGGTGTTGGTGACGATCGGCGCGTGCGCGACCGCCGGTGGGATACAGGCCCTGCGGAACTCCCTCGACGTCGCCGAACTCGCCGCACTCGTCTACGCCGAACCGGCCTATATCGACACGCTGGCGACGTCGACACCCGCCTCCGCGCACGTCACGGTCGACTATCAACTGCAGGGTTGCCCCATCGACCGCGGCCAGCTTCTCGACACGCTGTGCGCTCTGCTGGCGGGCCGCACGCCGCGGTTGCCGGCCAAAACCGTGTGCTCCGAATGTAAGCAGCGAGGGATCACCTGCGTCGTGGTGGCCGAGGGCACCCCGTGCCTGGGCCCCGTCACCCACGCCGGCTGCGGCGCGCTGTGCCCGTCGGTCGACCGCGGCTGCTACGGCTGTTTCGGCCCCACCGCCACACCCAACTTCCCCGCCCTGATCCCGCTGCTGACCCGCGACGGCATGACCGACGGAGGCGTCGAGCGTGTCTTCCGCACGTTCAACGTCACCACGTTCACCGAGAGGCGCACCGACCGATGA
- the ygiD gene encoding 4,5-DOPA dioxygenase extradiol, which translates to MTEAADTVMPAAFIGHGSPMNALEANRYTEAWAAFGRAVPRPRAILVVSAHWYINATAVTAMARPRTIHDFYGFPQPLFDVDYPAPGSPDLVDEIRDVVEPTWVGADVDSWGIDHGAWSVLVHAFPDADIPVVQLSINADKPLDYHLDLGARLAALRRRRVLLLGSGNIVHNLAAMTSGLADRGFDWAVRFDDDANDLLTTAPHEAAQLTGHRDYRAAVPTPDHFVPMLYVAGAAGADAAVFDRLTAGHCYGSLSMASYTVGLPGAVDAPGQGAAVPTPDAPLDQTNI; encoded by the coding sequence ATGACCGAGGCCGCCGACACCGTGATGCCCGCCGCGTTCATCGGGCACGGCAGTCCCATGAATGCGCTCGAGGCGAACCGTTACACCGAAGCATGGGCGGCATTCGGCCGTGCGGTGCCGCGGCCTCGCGCGATCCTGGTGGTCAGCGCTCACTGGTACATCAACGCGACCGCGGTGACCGCGATGGCACGGCCCCGCACCATTCACGACTTCTACGGGTTCCCCCAGCCACTGTTCGACGTCGACTACCCCGCTCCCGGGTCGCCCGACCTCGTCGACGAGATCCGCGATGTCGTCGAGCCGACATGGGTGGGAGCCGATGTGGACAGCTGGGGCATCGACCACGGCGCCTGGTCTGTCCTCGTACACGCGTTCCCGGACGCGGACATCCCGGTCGTGCAGCTGTCGATCAACGCCGACAAGCCACTCGATTACCACCTCGACCTCGGGGCTCGCCTGGCAGCGCTGCGCCGGCGCCGCGTGCTGCTGCTCGGCAGCGGCAACATCGTGCACAACCTCGCCGCGATGACCTCTGGCCTCGCCGACCGCGGATTCGATTGGGCGGTCAGGTTCGACGACGACGCCAACGACCTGCTGACGACTGCCCCACACGAGGCGGCACAGCTCACCGGCCACCGCGACTATCGCGCCGCAGTCCCGACTCCGGACCATTTCGTCCCGATGCTCTACGTTGCCGGGGCGGCCGGCGCGGATGCGGCCGTATTCGACCGCCTGACAGCGGGGCACTGCTACGGCTCGCTGTCGATGGCTTCCTACACCGTCGGCCTTCCCGGCGCTGTCGACGCACCCGGGCAGGGCGCCGCGGTACCGACTCCCGACGCGCCCCTCGACCAGACGAACATCTGA
- a CDS encoding haloacid dehalogenase type II produces the protein MVVIAFDVNETLLDLQPLDEILGGRETRTRWFAQMLQVALVGGVTGDYVDFPTAQRNALHMLGLDHAEAIAATMRRLPAHPDAAPALERLGDFTLAALTNSPLEVAHEQLESARLSAYFDAILSADEVRALKPAAAAYRHLADHFGVALDDVWLVAAHGWDIAGALTAGCHGAFVRRPGQAVIPAFGTPEIVGDDLLQVADAIRGTAPTLGA, from the coding sequence ATGGTCGTGATCGCGTTCGACGTCAACGAGACCCTGCTCGACCTGCAGCCGCTCGACGAGATCCTCGGCGGCCGCGAGACACGCACCCGCTGGTTCGCCCAGATGCTGCAGGTCGCTCTGGTCGGCGGGGTCACCGGAGACTACGTCGACTTCCCGACCGCGCAGCGCAACGCCCTGCACATGCTCGGGCTGGACCACGCCGAGGCGATCGCCGCCACGATGCGCCGATTGCCGGCCCACCCCGATGCGGCGCCGGCACTCGAACGCCTCGGTGACTTCACGCTCGCGGCGCTGACGAACTCACCGCTGGAGGTGGCGCACGAACAGTTGGAGTCGGCGAGACTCTCTGCGTATTTCGACGCGATACTGTCCGCCGACGAGGTCCGCGCGCTCAAACCCGCCGCGGCGGCCTATCGGCACCTCGCCGATCACTTCGGCGTGGCGCTCGACGACGTCTGGCTGGTTGCCGCCCACGGGTGGGACATCGCCGGCGCACTCACCGCCGGCTGTCACGGCGCCTTCGTCCGCAGGCCCGGGCAGGCCGTCATCCCTGCGTTCGGGACCCCCGAGATCGTCGGCGACGACCTGCTGCAGGTGGCCGACGCGATCCGGGGCACGGCGCCGACACTGGGCGCATGA
- a CDS encoding Ni/Fe hydrogenase subunit alpha, giving the protein MNRDTRIISVGALTRVEGEGALHVTLTDGTVDTVELNIYEPPRFFEGLLRGRAYTEPPDITARICGICPVAYQVSACNAIEDACGVTLDDELRALRRLLYCGEWINSHALHIYLLHLPDFLGYPDALTMAKDHPGLLERGLNLKRVGNRLLEQLGGRPIHPVNVRLGGFYRTPTRAELAPMAESLRHAMDDALATVAAVGALDFPDLEVDHEFLALAASQRYPIDNGDITRSTGAGFTAAEFGTHVVEQQVPHSTALHATLDGGRYLTGPLARYSLNSAALSPAAASAAASAGLGSQCRNPFRSIVVRAVEIVYAVDEALRIIEEYQRPPRPSVPVTARAATGHGVSEAPRGLLYHRYEIGPDDTVRAATIVPPTSQNQAAIEHELAAVVGANASLDDTDLAHLCERTIRNHDPCISCAAHFLTLTVQRR; this is encoded by the coding sequence ATGAACCGCGACACACGCATCATCTCCGTCGGCGCCCTGACGCGCGTCGAAGGCGAAGGGGCCCTTCACGTTACGTTGACCGACGGCACCGTGGACACCGTCGAACTCAACATCTACGAACCGCCCCGGTTCTTCGAGGGACTGTTGCGCGGACGTGCCTACACCGAGCCTCCCGACATCACCGCGCGCATCTGCGGCATCTGCCCGGTCGCCTACCAGGTCAGCGCCTGCAACGCGATCGAAGACGCGTGCGGTGTCACCCTCGACGACGAACTGCGCGCACTGCGCCGGCTGCTCTACTGCGGCGAATGGATCAACTCGCACGCGCTGCACATCTACCTGCTGCACCTGCCCGACTTCCTCGGCTACCCCGACGCACTGACCATGGCCAAGGACCATCCCGGCCTGCTCGAGCGCGGCCTGAACCTCAAACGCGTCGGCAACCGCCTGCTCGAACAGCTCGGCGGGCGCCCCATCCACCCGGTGAACGTGCGGCTGGGCGGGTTCTACCGGACGCCGACGCGAGCCGAGCTGGCACCGATGGCCGAATCGTTGCGTCACGCGATGGACGACGCGCTCGCCACGGTCGCCGCCGTCGGCGCACTCGACTTCCCCGACCTGGAGGTCGACCACGAGTTCCTCGCGCTGGCCGCATCGCAGCGCTACCCCATCGACAACGGCGACATCACCCGCAGCACCGGCGCAGGGTTCACCGCCGCGGAGTTCGGCACGCACGTGGTCGAGCAGCAGGTGCCGCACTCCACCGCCCTGCACGCCACCCTCGACGGCGGTCGTTACCTGACCGGGCCCCTGGCCCGGTACTCGCTGAACTCGGCGGCACTCTCGCCTGCGGCGGCCTCCGCGGCCGCCTCGGCGGGGCTCGGATCGCAATGCCGAAACCCGTTCCGCAGCATCGTCGTTCGTGCGGTCGAGATCGTGTACGCCGTGGACGAGGCGCTGCGCATCATCGAGGAGTACCAGCGCCCCCCACGCCCCTCCGTACCCGTGACGGCCCGGGCCGCTACCGGCCACGGGGTCAGCGAGGCGCCCCGCGGTCTGCTGTACCACCGCTACGAGATCGGCCCCGACGACACGGTGCGTGCCGCGACGATCGTGCCACCGACGTCGCAGAACCAAGCCGCGATCGAGCACGAATTGGCCGCGGTGGTCGGGGCGAACGCGTCTCTGGACGACACCGACCTGGCACATCTGTGCGAACGGACCATCCGCAACCACGACCCGTGCATCTCGTGCGCGGCACACTTTCTGACGCTGACGGTGCAGCGCCGGTGA
- a CDS encoding FAD/NAD(P)-binding protein — protein MSDCRFPTTGWTPMTPVPYRVTARTVENRDTATLTLAPVRDALPSPQPGEFMMMYAFGMGEVAISVSGIDDPDGGLLAHTVRSVGGVSRALHDARPGAVLGMRGPFGTGWALDAAAGRDLVVVGGGVGLAPLRSLILAAVADPGRFGRLTVIAGARTRGDFLFRDELSAWQNSGGADVHLTVDVPVQGWPGEVGFVTEPLRRLALAPDRTTAFLCGPEPMMRSCAELLLRKGMASSDIRVSLERNMQCGIGWCGHCQLGPLLLCLDGPVVGYDVASELLRVKEL, from the coding sequence ATGAGTGACTGCAGGTTCCCCACGACGGGGTGGACCCCGATGACGCCGGTGCCCTACCGGGTGACCGCCCGCACCGTCGAGAACCGCGACACCGCCACCCTCACCCTGGCCCCGGTGCGCGACGCCCTGCCCTCACCGCAACCGGGCGAGTTCATGATGATGTACGCGTTCGGGATGGGCGAGGTCGCCATCTCGGTCAGCGGAATCGACGACCCGGACGGCGGCCTTCTCGCGCACACGGTCCGCTCGGTCGGTGGGGTCAGCCGCGCCCTGCACGACGCCCGGCCCGGGGCCGTGCTGGGCATGCGGGGACCGTTCGGCACGGGCTGGGCACTCGACGCTGCGGCCGGCCGGGATCTGGTCGTCGTCGGTGGTGGCGTCGGGCTGGCACCGCTGCGCTCACTGATCCTCGCCGCCGTGGCCGACCCAGGACGCTTCGGCCGTCTCACCGTGATCGCCGGGGCCCGCACCCGCGGCGACTTCCTGTTCCGCGATGAACTCTCCGCCTGGCAGAACAGCGGCGGTGCCGACGTCCACCTCACCGTCGACGTGCCGGTGCAGGGGTGGCCCGGCGAGGTGGGTTTCGTCACCGAACCCCTGCGCCGCCTGGCGCTGGCACCCGATCGCACCACCGCATTCCTGTGCGGACCGGAGCCGATGATGCGCTCCTGCGCGGAACTGCTGTTGCGAAAAGGCATGGCGTCCAGCGATATCCGAGTATCGCTGGAACGCAACATGCAGTGCGGCATCGGCTGGTGCGGTCACTGCCAGCTGGGTCCGCTGCTGCTGTGTCTCGACGGGCCGGTCGTCGGGTACGACGTCGCTTCGGAACTGCTGCGGGTGAAGGAGCTGTAA
- a CDS encoding DUF2795 domain-containing protein: MTTGSPMSEQTELQRVLRAIHFPCRKGYLVSRAAYEGASQGLLDRLRDLDDDRFDSPEQLWRALRPSPGRSDRA, translated from the coding sequence ATGACCACCGGGAGTCCGATGTCCGAGCAGACAGAACTGCAGCGTGTGCTCCGCGCGATTCACTTTCCCTGCAGAAAGGGATATCTCGTCAGCCGTGCCGCGTACGAGGGGGCGTCTCAAGGCTTGCTCGACCGGCTCCGCGACCTCGACGACGACCGGTTCGACAGTCCGGAGCAACTGTGGCGCGCGCTGAGACCGTCCCCGGGGCGCAGCGACCGCGCCTGA